CTGTTCTTGTAAGTGTCCTCACGGCTTGCGCTCATCTTGGTGCCTTAACAGAAGGTTTTTGGGTACATTCATTGGCTAAGCATTATAATTACGAGGCGAACCCAATATTGGCTACTGCGTTGGTTGACATGTACTCTAAATGTGGTATAATGGAGTTGGCTTCATCAGTTTTTGAAGAGATGACTTATAAGGATACTGGAGCATGGAATGCTATCATATCAGGCTTTGCAATGAACGGAGATGCAATGAAATCCATTCAATTGTTCGATAGGATGTTAGCAAGTGGGAAGCAACCAAATGAAACCACATTTGTCGCTTTGCTCTCTGCTTGCACTCATGCAAAATTGGTCAACATAGGTCTTTCTCTGTTTGAAAGAATGGGCAGCGTTTATGGGGTTGAACCCAGGTTTGAGCATCGTGCATGTGTGGTAGACCTGTTAGCAAGAGCCGGTAAGCTCGAGGATGCTGAGAAGTTCATCGAGGAGAACATTGGAGGGATAGAGAAAGGCGATGCTAACGTGTGGGGCGCTTTACTTGGTGCTTCTAGGGTGTATGGTAATGTCGAAGTAGGTGACAGAATATGGAGAAAGATGTCTAACATGAAGATAGCTGACTATGGTACTTATGTACTTGCATACAATATGTACAAGGAAGCTGGTTGGGAAATAGAAGCTAAGAGTGTTAGGAGATTGATCGAGGAGATGGGGATAAAGAAGCAGCCTGGATATAGTGTCATTGAGGTAAATGGTGAGGTTAAAGAATTTGCCGCGATTGATCTATTACATCCTAAGTCATGACAAGTACGTAACATGCTTGAGTTATTACCTTATGTAATGCATCTTATTGATTGAACATGATGTCGAAAGGTCAGATTATGGGCAAAAGTATTGCGTTTTTTTTGgtctttatttatttgaaaCTATGGAATTGCTTCGTATTGTGTAAAATGGCCAGTGGATATTGGTACTCAGGTTAAGAATGGTGCTTTTGCGGAGTTTTGGTTCCCAACAGTGTTTTCAGAGGCGTTTTCGGAGCGAGTCCCGGGGCGTATCAAAAACGCTTTGCGGAGCAAATGAAAGGCGTAGATTCGTAGGGCGTacaccctagaatttggggcgtAACTCCCGAGAGCAAAAGCGTAAGCCTCGGGCATAAAGGCGTACGCCCCAGgcgttaaattttattttttattgttttaaaagtatttttgctgtagattatgatttttattattgGTGTAATGATACTTATACTTTATGTTATCATGTTGTagtgatttttcttaaaatatataaataaagaaaacaactctcatagaaaataatattgccaaaaaataatttttttagatGATTATGTCTGAAATTGATATGATAGAGATTTTATAGTATTATGTTACTGAAGCAACTTCATCCACTTTTTGACATTACTCTTACACTTTTTGTCCTCTCCttcaattaaatatataaataataaaagttaGTGTAAATATTAATTGATGAGTAAATaaagatttcattttaaagattatctaggctattatcatttttatgttattacctttctcaaataataattatgataatttttttatattttttttttggaaactacGAAAACCGCGTTCCTCTGCTACCCGTGCGCGCGCACTGGTAAACTCCTACGCTGGAATAGCACCGCAAACTGCGCTGGATGTAAACCGCACCAGCAGTCCGTGTGACGCTCGACTGAGAAGGCATTAGGGAGGGGTTCGAACCCGCGACCTTCCTTAGGGAAGCCTCCCCTCAAACCAACTCAGCCACACCCGAAGGtgcaatatttttatatattattggtGGTTTATTTGAATCTATTTGCAGAATTTTAATGAAACTTTACATTTGCTATTTTTGtgtattaaaattataaaattgaagatacATGAGATATACGTCCCGTGTCTCGGGGCTTACGTCTTGCTCCGTGCGGCATAAAACGTCTCGACTCGTTTCGCGCCCGCGCCTCTTAAAACAGTGGTTCCTAAGAATGCTTTCAACCGATGAATTAAATATTGCAACAACCTGTGCTGTCATTTGCTTTCTTACAACATGTGCCCATCATTACAAACTTGTAccagtgtgtgtgtgtgatgtgacTAATTGGTCCTAGTAATTAATCCAGcagagaaaataacaaaaatggtccATTATGTCTTGGGGTAGGTTTAAAATAGTCCGTTAAATATACTTCTGAATAGCTTTGGTCCTTTATGTTTGCCAAAGGTGAACACTTTTGGTCCCCatcaaaatatttaacaaattctGGCTATTAGATTTAAGCGGAATGGTAAAAGAGGGATTTAACAGGAACTTACATTTGGAGGTGCAGTTTTTACAGTTTCTCCTGTTTTTTTGTCTAGTGTCTTAATGTCTGATTGACTGGAAAATAAAGCCAATAAAGGAC
This portion of the Lycium ferocissimum isolate CSIRO_LF1 chromosome 1, AGI_CSIRO_Lferr_CH_V1, whole genome shotgun sequence genome encodes:
- the LOC132035816 gene encoding pentatricopeptide repeat-containing protein At5g66520-like, translated to MILKVVSETHLALTPLTQKCRTLNHLKELHCHLLKHHLPETPSAIAPLLSFAVNSRNPSFFNYSRIVFQNLGYQSTFLYNTMIRGYMQSDLPIPAILCYKNMLRDKLIVNNYTFPPLIKACSMVLNELVQLGFSVHAQLLKFGLQHDRFIVAALIEFYSLNLEMDRARMLFDEIPYRDVVMFTTMIDGYGKIGEVGKSRLLFEEMPERNVISWSAMMAAYSRASDFREVLCLYYRMEKDGLTPNESVLVSVLTACAHLGALTEGFWVHSLAKHYNYEANPILATALVDMYSKCGIMELASSVFEEMTYKDTGAWNAIISGFAMNGDAMKSIQLFDRMLASGKQPNETTFVALLSACTHAKLVNIGLSLFERMGSVYGVEPRFEHRACVVDLLARAGKLEDAEKFIEENIGGIEKGDANVWGALLGASRVYGNVEVGDRIWRKMSNMKIADYGTYVLAYNMYKEAGWEIEAKSVRRLIEEMGIKKQPGYSVIEVNGEVKEFAAIDLLHPKS